TGGCTCAGCAGGGTCCACTCACTGCGGTCGATGAGTTCGCCGATGGCGTGTTCGACCTTCACCGGATCCTCTTCGGAGGTCCATCGCCACCGGCGCACCAGCCGCCCGAAATGGGTGTCGACGGTGATTCCGGGAACGTCGAAAGCATTTCCGAGGATCACGTTGGCGGTTTTGCGGCCCACCCCTGGCAACGTGACCAGATCGTCGATGTTCCCGGGTACCCGCCCGTCGAAGCGCTCGACGAGCTCCTGGCCGAGCCGGATCAGCGAATTGGCCTTGTTCCGGTAGAAGCCGGTGGGCCGGATCAGTTCCTCGAGTTCGGTGCGGTCGGCCTGGGCGTAGTCGAGCGCGGTGCGGTACTTCTTGAACAGCGCGGGGGTGGTCAGGTTGACGCGTTTGTCGGTGCTCTGCGCGGACAGGATGGTGGCCACCGCGAGCTCCAGTGGATTGGTGAAGTCGAGCTCGCAGTACACGTGCGGAAACGCTTCGGCCAGGGTGCGATTCATACGCCGCGCCCGGCGCACCAGGCCCAGCTGGGTTTCGTTGTCCCATTTCTTGGCGGTGGGACGCCGCGCCGGCTTCGAATCGGCCGGAGCTCTGGCCGACTTCTCGGCGGGGGACGCACCTGCGGTCACGGAAGCCAGCGTAGGCGAGACCCGTGACATCGACCGCGATCAAGGTCGTCGATACCGGTGACAATTCGTGATCACGCTGAGACCTTGGCCCGGTTTACTTCTGCGTTGTGTCCTGGTTGCTCGTGGCGTTCATCCCCTGGTTGCTGATGGTGGCAACGTTCGGGCTCGAGCGCCTGGAGTCGGGTCTCGTCCGCGAGACCGTGTCGGCGTCGGACGTGGACGACTTCCTCCAGCAGGCCGGGGCGGACGACGTCGGCAGGCTCGCCCGCGACGGTATGAGCCACGCGATCGACGGGATGGCACGTCGCCAGAAGAGTCGGCTGGAAGCGGTCGAGACGCTGCCGACCCGGATGGCGGCGGCGGGTTTGCCTACGCGGGTGTACATACCACACCGACCGAATCCGTAGTTTCAGCCGCCCAGTCACGTGAATCGTGTGTAGCGTTGGCACGTTGCGAAACGGAATACCTCTACACTGAGCACGCTAACCAGTAAGAGGTCGGCTTCGCATTATCCAACCCAACAGCTTAAGAGGGGCAACGTGGACGAGATCCTGGCCAGGGCCGGAATCTTCCAGGGAGTCGAACCCAGCGCCGTTTCCGCGCTCACCAAGCAATTGCAGCCCGTCGACTTCCCGCGCGGACACACCGTGTTCGCCGAAGGTGAGCCCGGCGACCGGCTCTACATCATCATCAACGGCAAGGTGAAGATCGGCCGCCGCTCCCCCGACGGCCGCGAGAACCTCCTGACGATCATGGGTCCGAGCGACATGTTCGGTGAACTGTCGATCTTCGACCCGGGCCCTCGGACGTCGAGCGCCACCACGATCACCGAAGTGCGCGCCGTGTCGATGGACCGCGAAGCGCTGCGCGCCTGGATCGCCGATCGCCCCGAGATCGCCGAGCAGCTGCTGCGCGTGCTTGCCCGCCGGCTGCGCCGCACCAACAACAACCTGGCCGACCTGATCTTCACCGACGTGCCGGGACGCGTGGCCAAGCAGCTGCTGCAGCTCGCGCAGCGGTTCGGCACCCAGGAGGGCGGCGCCCTGCGCGTCACCCACGACTTGACGCAGGAGGAGATCGCCCAGCTCGTCGGCGCCTCCCGCGAGACCGTGAACAAGGCGCTCGCCGATTTCGCCCACCGGGGCTGGATCCGCCTCGAGGGCAAGAGCGTGCTGATCAGCGACTCCGAGCGACTGGCCCGTCGCGCCCGCTAGACCTTGCGATTTGGGCGCGCTGATCGACGCTGAGCGTCGGTGAGCGCGCCCAAGTCACATGCGCAGGTAGTCCAGCTGGGCTTGGACGCTCCATTCGGCGGCGTCCCACAGTTTCTCGTCGACGTCGGTGTAGACGTGCTCGACGACCTGACGCGCCGACGCCTCTTCACCCAGTTCCCGTAACGCCGCGCGCACCTGGTCGAGCCGCTCCTCGCGGTGCGACAGGTACATCGCCGTGACGGCCTCGAGGTCACCGAGGTCCGGCCCGTGGCCCGGTAGCACCGTCCGCCGGCCCAGCCCCTGCAGGCGGTGCAGCGACTCGAGATAGTCCCGCAGGCTGCCGTCCTCGCTGTCGATCACAGTGGTGCCCCGGCCCAGCACGGTGTCGGCGGTCAGCACCGCGTCGTCGAGAACGAACGACACCGAGTCGGCGGTATGCCCCGGCGTGGCCATCACGCTGATCCGCACACCCGCCGCCTCGATCACCTCGCCGTCGGTCAGCGGGCCACCGAGACCGCGAAGGAACCCGCTGCCGACCGACCGGACGACCGCGCCGGTGCGATCGACGATCTTGTCGATGCCGCCGGTGTGGTCTTCGTGTTTGTGGCTGATCAGCACCAGCGCGATGCGGCCGAGTTCGGCGACCTTGGCGATGTGTTCGTCGTCGTCGGGCCCGGGATCGACGATCACCAGTTCGTCGCTGCCCGGTCCGCGCAGCACCCAGGTGTTCGTACCGTCGAGCGTCATCAGCCCCGGGTTGTTGCACAGCAGCACCGAGGCGGTCTCGGTCACCGGGCGTAACAGCCCGTATGCCGGATGCTCGGGTGCGCTCACCTGGCTACGCGACCTCTGCCGATTCGTCGCTCACGCGACCTCTGCCGATTCGTCGCTCACGCGACCTCTGCCGATTCGTCGCTCACGCGACCTCGACGATCAGCTCGACTTCCACCGGTGCGTTACGCGGCAGCTCCGCCACCCCGACGGCGGACCGGGCGTGCGCGCCTGCGTCGCCGAACACCTCACCGAACAGCTCCGATGCGCCGTTGATAACGCCGGGCTGACCGTCGAAGCCGGGCGCCGAGGCGACGAACCCGACGACCTTGACCACCCGGGTGACCGCGTCGATGCCGACGAGTGCGTTCACCGCGGCAAGCGCGTTGAGGCCGCACAGCCGCGCGAGGTCCTTGGCGTCCTCGGCGGTGACCTCGGCGCCGACCTTTCCGGTCCGGGTCAGCTCACCGGAGACGATCGGCAGCTGACCGGAGGTGTAGACCAGGTTCCCGGTCCGCACGGCCGGGATGTATGCCGCCAGCGGCGCCACGACCTCGGGCAGCTCGATCCCGAGGTCGGCCAGCCTGCCTGACCACTGCGATTTCCCCGGGTCGCTGCGCTCCTGCCCGCCGGCGCTCACTTCGGGCGCTTCAGGTACGCGACGTGCTGTTCACCGGTCGGCCCGGGCAGCACCGACACCAACTCCCAGCCGTCGGCGCCCCACTGGTCGAGGATCTGTTTGGTGGCATGCGTCAGCAACGGCACGGTGGCGTACTCCCACTGGGTTGGTTCGCTCATGAGGCTGAGCTTATCGGGCGCCGCGCGGCGCTTGGCTAGCATGCAGAGGTGGCAACAACTACCAATGGCGGTAGAGCCGTCGGCTGGCCGTCGCGCCTGACGAAGGTGAAACTGCACTTCGTCACCGGCAAGGGCGGTACGGGCAAGTCGACGATCGCCGCGGCGCTCGCCCTGGCGCTCGCCGCCGGGGGCCGCAAGGTGTTGCTCGTCGAAGTCGAAGGGCGCCAGGGCATCGCTCAGCTCTTCGACGTGCCACCACTGCCCTACAAAGAGGTGAAGATCGCCACCGCGGACGGCGGCGGGCAGGTCAACGCGCTGGCGGTCGACACCGAGGCGGCGTTCCTGGAATACCTCGACATGTTCTACAACCTCGGCCTGGCCGGTCGGGCGATGCGCCGGATCGGCGCGGTGGAGTTCGCGACGACGATCGCGCCCGGGCTGCGTGACGTGCTGCTCACCGGGAAGATCCGCGAGGTCGTCACGCGGGCGGAGAAGGGTAAGCAGCCGGTGTACGACGCCGTGGTTGTCGACTCTCCACCCACCGGGCGGATCGCGCGGTTCCTGGACGTGACCAAGGCGGTGTCCGATCTGGCCAAGGGCGGTCCGGTGCACTCGCAGGCCGAGAGCGTGGTGAAGGTGCTGCACTCCGACATCACGGCGATCCATCTGGTGACCCTGCTCGAGGCGCTGCCGATGCAGGAGACGCTGGAAGCCATCGACGAGCTCAGGGCACTCGGCCTGCCCATCGGCAGTGTCATCGTCAACCGCAACATCCCGGCGTACCTGTCGCCGGACGATCAGGCCAAGGCCGCCGAGGGCGACATCGACGCCGACGCCATCCGCGCGGACCTGGCAGCGGTGGGAATCGAGTTGAGCGACAACGACTTCGCCGGGCTGCTGACCGAGACGATCCAACATGCCACCCGCATCGCGGCGCGATCCGAAACCGCCGAACAACTCGAGCGTCTCGACGTGCCGCGGCTCGAATTGCCTTCCCTGCCCGAAGGTGTCGACCTCGGCAGCCTCTATGAACTGGCCGAAGTGCTCGCCCATCAAGGCGTGCGATGAACGAAGAGAAGAGCACCATGGGGGTCCGTCGATGAACGACGAGAAGAGCACCATGGGGGTCCGTCGATGAACGAAGAGAAGAGCACCATGGAGGCCGGTCGATGAGTACGACACCGCCCGCCCTCGACCTGGGTGCGATCCTCCACGACACGTCCAACCGGGTGGTGGTCTGCTGCGGCGCCGGCGGCGTCGGGAAGACGACCACCGCCGCGGCGATGGCACTGCGGGCCGCCGAATACGGCCGCACCGTAGTGGTTTTGACGATCGACCCGGCCAAGCGTCTCGCACAGGCACTGGGCATCAAGGATCTGGGCAACACCCCGCAGCGGGTCCCGTTGGCCCCCGAGGTGACCGGTGAACTCCACGCCATGATGCTCGACATGCGCCGCACCTTCGACGAGATGGTGCTCCAGTACTCGGGCCCCGACCGCGCCGACTCCATCCTGGACAACCAGTTCTACCAAACGGTGGCGACGTCACTCGCCGGCACGCAGGAGTACATGGCGATGGAGAAGCTGGGACAGCTTCTCGCAGAAGACAAGTGGGACCTCATCGTGGTGGACACACCACCGTCGCGCAATGCGCTGGACTTCCTCGACGCCCCCAAACGGCTGGGCAGCTTCATGGACAGCAGACTGTGGCGGATGCTGCTGGCGCCCGGGCGGGGTATCGGCAAACTGGTGACGGGTGCGGTGGGGCTGGCCATGAAGGCCATGTCGACCATTCTTGGATCCCAAATGCTCTCTGACGCAGCAGGTTTCGTGCAGTCTTTGGACGCGACGTTCGGCGGTTTCCGCGAGAAGGCCGACCGGACCTACGATCTACTGAAACGGCGTGGCACCCAGTTCGTGGTGGTGTCGGCGGCCGAACCCGACGCCTTGCGGGAGGCGGCGTTCTTCGTCGACCGGTTGTCCTCGGAGCGGATGCCGCTGGCCGGGCTCATCTTGAACCGGACGCACCCGACGCTGTGTTCGTTGCACGCGGACAAGGCCAGTGAGGTGGCCGAGACACTGTCGGCAGAAGACCCGGAGTCGTTGACGGCGGCGGCGCTGAGCATTCACGCGGACCGGACGCAGACCGCCAAACGTGAGGTGCGCCTGTTGTCCCGGTTCACCGGCGCCAATCCGCATGTGGCGATCGTCGGTGTGCCTTCGCTGCCGTTCGACGTGTCAGACCTCGACGCGCTGCGGGTGATCGCCGATCAGATCACCGGCGCGGCGAACGCGGCCTGACGGTCCAGCGAGAAAGAGTGTGGCTCAGACCGCGCTGCGATGTTTGCGCTGAGCGGAGAAGAACTCGGCCCAGGAAACGACCTCGGGGTGCTGCTTGAGCAACGCCCGGCGCTGACGTTCGGTCATTCCGCCCCACACACCGAATTCGACCCGGTTGTCGAGGGCGTCCGCACCGCATTCGAGAATGACCGGGCAGTGGCGACAAATGACGGCGGCCTTGCGCTGCGCGGCGCCGCGGACGAACAGCTCGTCCGGGTCGGCCTGGC
Above is a window of Mycolicibacterium baixiangningiae DNA encoding:
- a CDS encoding ArsA family ATPase, whose translation is MSTTPPALDLGAILHDTSNRVVVCCGAGGVGKTTTAAAMALRAAEYGRTVVVLTIDPAKRLAQALGIKDLGNTPQRVPLAPEVTGELHAMMLDMRRTFDEMVLQYSGPDRADSILDNQFYQTVATSLAGTQEYMAMEKLGQLLAEDKWDLIVVDTPPSRNALDFLDAPKRLGSFMDSRLWRMLLAPGRGIGKLVTGAVGLAMKAMSTILGSQMLSDAAGFVQSLDATFGGFREKADRTYDLLKRRGTQFVVVSAAEPDALREAAFFVDRLSSERMPLAGLILNRTHPTLCSLHADKASEVAETLSAEDPESLTAAALSIHADRTQTAKREVRLLSRFTGANPHVAIVGVPSLPFDVSDLDALRVIADQITGAANAA
- a CDS encoding ArsA family ATPase translates to MATTTNGGRAVGWPSRLTKVKLHFVTGKGGTGKSTIAAALALALAAGGRKVLLVEVEGRQGIAQLFDVPPLPYKEVKIATADGGGQVNALAVDTEAAFLEYLDMFYNLGLAGRAMRRIGAVEFATTIAPGLRDVLLTGKIREVVTRAEKGKQPVYDAVVVDSPPTGRIARFLDVTKAVSDLAKGGPVHSQAESVVKVLHSDITAIHLVTLLEALPMQETLEAIDELRALGLPIGSVIVNRNIPAYLSPDDQAKAAEGDIDADAIRADLAAVGIELSDNDFAGLLTETIQHATRIAARSETAEQLERLDVPRLELPSLPEGVDLGSLYELAEVLAHQGVR
- a CDS encoding DUF4177 domain-containing protein, whose product is MSEPTQWEYATVPLLTHATKQILDQWGADGWELVSVLPGPTGEQHVAYLKRPK
- the nth gene encoding endonuclease III, with amino-acid sequence MASVTAGASPAEKSARAPADSKPARRPTAKKWDNETQLGLVRRARRMNRTLAEAFPHVYCELDFTNPLELAVATILSAQSTDKRVNLTTPALFKKYRTALDYAQADRTELEELIRPTGFYRNKANSLIRLGQELVERFDGRVPGNIDDLVTLPGVGRKTANVILGNAFDVPGITVDTHFGRLVRRWRWTSEEDPVKVEHAIGELIDRSEWTLLSHRVIFHGRRVCHARKPACGVCVLAKDCPSFGIGPTDREAAAALVKGPETEHLLALAGL
- a CDS encoding WhiB family transcriptional regulator translates to MSIIRPAVEKTVTTVPSSTPVHGAEAEARIAWVSQARCRQADPDELFVRGAAQRKAAVICRHCPVILECGADALDNRVEFGVWGGMTERQRRALLKQHPEVVSWAEFFSAQRKHRSAV
- a CDS encoding MBL fold metallo-hydrolase codes for the protein MSAPEHPAYGLLRPVTETASVLLCNNPGLMTLDGTNTWVLRGPGSDELVIVDPGPDDDEHIAKVAELGRIALVLISHKHEDHTGGIDKIVDRTGAVVRSVGSGFLRGLGGPLTDGEVIEAAGVRISVMATPGHTADSVSFVLDDAVLTADTVLGRGTTVIDSEDGSLRDYLESLHRLQGLGRRTVLPGHGPDLGDLEAVTAMYLSHREERLDQVRAALRELGEEASARQVVEHVYTDVDEKLWDAAEWSVQAQLDYLRM
- the crp gene encoding cAMP-activated global transcriptional regulator CRP, with translation MDEILARAGIFQGVEPSAVSALTKQLQPVDFPRGHTVFAEGEPGDRLYIIINGKVKIGRRSPDGRENLLTIMGPSDMFGELSIFDPGPRTSSATTITEVRAVSMDREALRAWIADRPEIAEQLLRVLARRLRRTNNNLADLIFTDVPGRVAKQLLQLAQRFGTQEGGALRVTHDLTQEEIAQLVGASRETVNKALADFAHRGWIRLEGKSVLISDSERLARRAR
- a CDS encoding RidA family protein, coding for MSAGGQERSDPGKSQWSGRLADLGIELPEVVAPLAAYIPAVRTGNLVYTSGQLPIVSGELTRTGKVGAEVTAEDAKDLARLCGLNALAAVNALVGIDAVTRVVKVVGFVASAPGFDGQPGVINGASELFGEVFGDAGAHARSAVGVAELPRNAPVEVELIVEVA